From the Lolium rigidum isolate FL_2022 chromosome 2, APGP_CSIRO_Lrig_0.1, whole genome shotgun sequence genome, one window contains:
- the LOC124692674 gene encoding integrin-linked protein kinase 1-like, producing MAAAAKLTRTFSRQFSSGAARVWRQLSLEPQRTPRRAGAAAAGPAVTRFGLARQSSLDPTPAAESASPLAMPENLDATMRLLYAACQGDAAGVEELLREEGVDVDSIDFDGRTALHIAACEGRGEVVRLLLGWKANINARDRWGSTPAADAKHYGHFEVYTLLRSRGAKLPKTKKTPMVVSNPKEVPEYELNPLELEFRRGEEVTKGYYVAKWYGSKVFVKILDKDSFSDGDSLDAFKHELTLLEKARHPNLVQFVGAVTQNVPLMIVSEYHHKGDLATYLETKGRLHSYKAIRFALDIARGLNYLHECKPEPIIHADLSPKNIVRDDEGKLKVAGFGSLSLIKVSEDRLQMAQPVSKFDSVYIAPEIYRNETFDRSVDTFAFGLILYEMIEGSPAFHPKPQEEAAKMISSEGLRPLFKNKPKSYPEDVKQLIQECWDPTPSVRPTFSDIIVRLNKISASCSNKQTRWRDNFKLPWKQAAHR from the exons ATGGCCGCGGCCGCGAAGCTCACGCGGACCTTCTCGCGCCAGTTCTCGTCGGGGGCGGCGCGGGTGTGGCGCCAGCTCTCGCTCGAGCCGCAGCGCAcgccgcgccgcgccggcgcTGCGGCGGCGGGGCCGGCCGTGACGCGGTTCGGGCTCGCCAGGCAGTCCTCGCTCGACCCGACGCCGGCGGCGGAGTCGGCGTCGCCGCTGGCCATGCCGGAGAACCTGGACGCCACCATGCGGCTGCTCTACGCGGCGTGCCAGGGGGACGCGGCCGGGGTGGAGGAGCTGCTGCGCGAGGAGGGCGTCGACGTCGACAGCATCGACTTCGACGGACGCACCGCGCTGCACATCGCCGCCTGCGAGGGCCGCGGGGAGGTGGTGCGACTGCTGCTGGGGTGGAAGGCCAACATCAACGCACGCGACCGATGGGGGAGCACG CCTGCAGCGGATGCCAAACATTACGGCCATTTTGAAGTATACACCCTTCTCAGATCAAGAGGAGCAAAACttccg AAAACCAAAAAGACTCCAATGGTTGTGTCCAATCCCAAAGAAGTGCCGGAGTATGAACTGAACCCGCTCGAACTTGAAttcagaagaggagaggaggtcaCCAAG GGTTACTATGTGGCAAAATGGTACGGCTCCAAAGTGTTTGTGAAGATACTTGACAAAGACAGCTTCTCGGATGGAGATAGCCT AGATGCATTCAAACACGAGCTTACTTTACTGGAGAAAGCGCGTCATCCCAATTTGGTCCAATTTGTGGGAGCTGTTACACAAAATGTACCACTGATGATTGTTTCAGAATACCACCACAAA GGTGATTTAGCCACTTATCTTGAGACGAAAGGTCGACTGCACTCTTATAAAGCTATCAGATTTGCCCTGGACATTGCAAG GGGACTAAATTATCTTCACGAGTGCAAGCCAGAGCCAATCATCCATGCTGATTTGTCACCAAA AAATATTGTGCGGGATGATGAAGGAAAACTTAAGGTGGCAGGCTTTGGCTCACTTAGTCTGATAAAAGTCTCAGAAGACAGGTTACAAATGGCTCAGCCAGTATCAAAATTTGACA GTGTGTACATTGCTCCTGAGATATACAGAAACGAAACATTTGATAGAAGTGTGGATACATTTGCATTCGGTCTCATTCTTTACGAG ATGATTGAAGGATCTCCTGCATTTCACCCAAAGCCTCAAGAGGAAGCAGCCAAGATGATTTCATCTGAGGGATTGAGACCATTATTCAAGAATAAACCCAAATCATATCCAGAGGATGTGAAACA GCTAATACAAGAGTGCTGGGATCCAACACCTTCTGTCAGGCCAACGTTCTCAGACATAATTGTACGCCTGAACAAGATATCTGCAAGTTGTTCTAATAAGCAAACCCGCTGGAGAGACAACTTCAAGCTACCATG GAAACAAGCTGCCCATAGATAG